The DNA region GACTACACCAGTCGTAGACGGTCTTCCGGGAGCATCCCAGCCTCTTGGCGACTCTCGTCACATTCCCTCCCTCTGACAGCATGAGCGAAGTCAGAAGATCGCGCCTCTTCCTCGCCTCAAGCGATCTCGAGACCGACCGCATGGACTCCAGCGATCGAAGGGACTCTTCAACTCGCTCGATCAAGCGATCAAGCGATCCAGGTCCCGAGGCCACTTGAGGTACTCCCGGGCTCCTCCTTGGATCGCGGCGGCGCTCGCCTCCCATTGCGGCCACGCGGTGATGCAGAAGACCGGTGTCTCTGGCGACTCCGCAGCTAGCTGCTCGAGCAGGGCCATTCCATCGGATTCGGGCATGCGCATGTCTGTCACGACAGCGTGGGGTCTGGCCTCACGGAAGCTCATGAGGCCCCCTTCGCCGTTATCAGCCCCTAGTGATGTGATTCACGCTGTTGGGGCATTATCCAGCGCGCGCCTGGCTCTGCCAACCTTTTCGATGATCTCTTCTGCTGTCTTGGACCAGACGAAGGGAGTGGGATCATCGTTGTGTCCGTCCACGTAACTCATCAC from bacterium includes:
- a CDS encoding response regulator yields the protein MSFREARPHAVVTDMRMPESDGMALLEQLAAESPETPVFCITAWPQWEASAAAIQGGAREYLKWPRDLDRLIA
- a CDS encoding helix-turn-helix domain-containing protein, with translation MLSEGGNVTRVAKRLGCSRKTVYDWCSRYGIRIRE